In Syngnathoides biaculeatus isolate LvHL_M chromosome 8, ASM1980259v1, whole genome shotgun sequence, the genomic stretch ATTTTTGTAACACATAGTTCAGTGAACCTGGATCTTACCTAACTCTTGTGTTACATGtatgttgcatttttctttttttcttgtaaccATGACTCTGTTCAAATTTTGTCAGATGACATCCAGTCTCTTGTGCTGCATACCGGGTGATGCTAAGACAGTGGTTCTTAACCTTGTTGGACGAACGGAACCCTCACAGTTTCATGTGGAGTTCATGAAACCCTtcctaatttgaaaaaaaaaaattgttgattttAACACGCTGCAATGGTACACACTTGGACTCAGTGTAGAGTTTTGAATGGTACGAACCCAGCATTCAAAATGCTGTCTAAAGAGACTTTTACGGACGGGTGTGCATCTAGTTGTCCGTTGAAACCCAGCGACTGTCTTACCAAACCCCAGGGGTTCGACTGAACCCAGGTTAAGAACTACTGTGCTGAGAGAAGTGTTATCTCGACTGCTTCTTCTGCAAGCCTTTTCATCTTGTGTAACTTATCAGTTCTCATCTCATCTGTTCATCACTTAcaccaaatactgtacataggaTCTGGCTTGATAATTCACTAATTTGAAACTCACAAACATAGAATCTCTCTACCTAAATAGCTCCTCATTATCAAGTTTTTCTTGATGAAGTTCTTCTAAATCTGTTTTGTTCGTGGTGGTCCCTTTTAAGCAATAATTTATAAACTCATGAAATAATGGCGACGggtagcacggtggcgcagctggtaaagcgttggcctcacagttctgaggacccggattcgatctcagccccgcctgtgtggagtttgcaatgttctccccgtgcctgtgtgggttttgttcgggcactccggtttcctcccacatcccaaaaacatgcaacattaattggacactctaacttgcccctaggtgtgattgtgagtgcggctgtttgtctccatgtgccctgcgattggctggcaaccagttcagggtataccccacctcctgccattgacagctgggataggctccagcactccctgtgacccttgtaaggataagtggcaaaagaaaatggatggatggatggataatggacACGTGGCAGAACTGTAGGGCTTCACAGAAAGAACAAAGTTTTTCATATTGTTAGTTGGGCGCAGGAATTTTGTCAAGACAATATATTCTTGCTTTTCTTTTCAGACTTTGGGCTGTTCACTCGACTTGTTGAAACACCTGAGCTTCGCCCCTGCTTGTTTCAGTAATGACGTTATACTTGGCATAGGGCTCTCTGTGAAGCAGGGAGGCATGAGACAGGAAAGCACACTCAAAATCGGCGAAGTTCAGGGGACTACAATAAGTAGTGGCACGGTGGGGACTGGTTGgagcatctacctcacagttctgagaagcgTGGTTGGAATCCCACCCCAGCCTGttctgagtttgcatgttctccccgtacctgtgtgtgttttctccaggaactccggcttcctcccacatccaaaaaacatccatggtaggTTCATTGGAGACACTACATTgtccatagttgtgaatgtgagtctgtgTGGTTGATTGTTCTTAGGTgctctgcgatttgctggcaaccagttcagataTATACCCCGCCTCAttcccgaagatagctgagatcaGCTTCAGCATCCCCaaaacccttgtgaagataagcagctcaggaaatggatggatggattaaaattcTTTAATACCATTCACTCTTACTATTGATTTTACCAagatattttaaacaatttcatcGGTTTTTGACCTGGAGCCCTGACTGAACGCTGTCAGGCACCTTTGAGTTGGACTACAATACAATAGAAATGGACAACCTGGTCTTGCTTTCAAAACCCCTAACTTCTGCTTTCTCTTCAAAAAATTTCCATGCACAGACTCACTCCAACATGAAAAACCCTAATCTTAGAAGAGGCAACTCAATAGTAATCCCCATTGAGTTGCATTAAATGTCAAGATTATTGTGACTTCTACATGTAACGTCAGAGCTTTTCCACCATTGGTGATGTATACATGGCATACATTAAAAAAGGAGAGGACAATAGAAAAATTAGAACATGGATACGGTCATGCGATAATTGTAGGCCTTAGCCTTTTAGAGCCTATGGGAGACCACTAGTAAATAGTTTAACAATTAAATACGGCAAGGAACATTTTGAATTAACAATTGCAGTCTCTCAGATGCTTTGGATTTACATCCCTTTACAATGGAGACGTCATGTATGCCTTTTATTTCTTATCTTCAGACATAAGCAGACTTCATTGTTTTATTGAATCCACCGGCATCAACAACCATTCAGCCAGCATCCCAATGCCACCCCCATCCATACGGGTGCTCAGAATGAAACGAAACCCTTCTCGCTGCTGCAAATGAAGCTTGAGACCGCTGCAGGCCATTGTAACAATGCTCATCCACTGTTCTGCTCCCCACCACCACTGGATGTGCTCTGTAAATCCTCCCCGACCCACATAAACCCCCTTGTTTTAAATTCTTGCATCAGATCCCGGTGCCATGCTCTTCCTTCGAATTCTTTTAGCAAGCTCCTCTTTGCTTGGCAAGCGATGtatatccatatttttttgtaatattgttaACTTAATAGCATAATTGCCCAAGTTAGATTTAATCTACCACcacaatatcaataaaaaaacactaatGCGTTTGCTAACAGACTGTGTTTTTCATCTTTAtgtctgtgtagattctcaTAATAATCCCCAAACACTGAATCACGGTAACTGAACTCAtgttttttgatattttttaaattattgtttcCCAAAagcatatttaaataaacagcTTAGGTAATTATTCCATCagaataatgttatttatttttagtacagtgcttaaaaatatttcttgcacaaTGAGATGTAAACTCATCAGTCAAAACAGGTAACCAAAATAGGACCACCACGAAAAGCAACATACAGTTTTAAGGAAATTGTAATTGAGTGTAAATTTACCATCTGTGTATGATCCCATGACATCAGAGGTGTCTAAAACTAACAATTGATTTTTATCTACAGTACTTAAATTCTGCACTAGGAGGAAAGGTAGAAGTTTTACACTGGTTTCATAAAATGCTCTCCtaggtttgcaaaaacacaaatcaatcatttttataaaaattttatttttatcagcCAACAGCATAAATTTTATTAGTAGGGCCCGGGTGAATAAATATAATTCAGTAACATATAAAACAGTACGTAATTGCCCATCATGTTTTACGTATTGTGGTAAACTGGTTTCAGGGTGTTAAATGAATTAAATCTAAAAAATATCAAAGAGGATGTTTAATGCttcgatttatttatttctgtactTTGGGCTTCAAAGAAAAAGTTCAGACACTTCTGTATGGCCCCACATCGAGGTGTGCCTGTAATATATGATTTCTGGTGAGTGCCGTTTGTCTAAATTGTCTTCTGTGCTTAGAGGGACACCTGGTGGTGAAGCAACCGTTGTGGGTCACGGATGTCATGACCTTTGTGAGACTGTTAACTCCCTCCACTCTTGCATGTCCTGATTAGGAGCCACTGCCAGGGATTCGACCCCGTGAAAACACACATTTGCGCTTTCCCGcgtcaaatattaatattattataatataataataatattatgctGCTTTCCACCACCCCTGTCATGAGCTCTCGtggtttcattttttgcacCCACAgaacaatgtactgtatttgcaaaTGTAAAAGTAACTTTGCAAACTGTCATTCTCACACGTGTTGCATCCCTGTACTGTATTCGCATGTTCATATGAACTGTATAACTCTACTGTACCTCGTTTAATTATCACATGCAGATTTTACGAAACCGTTTGTGTTCCGTTTGGGATGCTCTCACTATTTATATGATGTTGTCGAAACATTTGGTCATATACTTGTGAGTAGTGTTGTTAGGTGAACATTAGATGAATCGCTACTGATTACCTTTTGTCGGGATTTTTGGTTCACCCCTTAATTATATTGTGTTTAATTAGGTGAGCTGTCGTCCAAAAATACCTAAATCTTTCTTTCAGTCTTCAATATTAGTAACTGTATAGCTTTGTAACTTGGCAAAATAGGATTCCCAATTGAATAACTGTCATatctcatattttgttttggcaCAATCTTGATTCTACAGTGTAATATTTCATTCGGTCAATAAAGCCTTTTTCAAActttgccattttttccccgtttACTTTTAGGAAATAATGGGTTACATCCTCAATGACCACACAAATTACGACCACTTGGACAATCAACACATTCATTATTGCCAGTCGCTGTCAGCCCCGTTTTTCATTCTGATGGTTCAGCTTCCATCTCTCGCCCCCCTCATGAAAGTATTGTGTGATATTGCCTCATGCACTTGAAAGGCCTAGCTGCTGCAATACCAAGAGACTTCACTTTCACACGTACACACATTCAGCTTTGAGAGAcgtctacagaaaaaaaaatatttagttgcACAACGGAAAGCTGCCCTTAGTGCCCTAATAGCAAGTCCTGGATCAAAGAGCTGGTCTTACTGTAAACAAAGGACCAGTGTAGATTCATTTTTCATGGTTTTTCATTCCATGTTGTTGGATCCATCAGTGTTCTGCACTGCTTATCTGCATTAGGTTCGCAAGTAACAAGTGAGCTGcagcctataccagctgactTTTTAGCGAGAGGCAAAGTACACTGAACTGCTCCCAAGATAATTGATGACCACACAATCGACAAacgagcattcacactcacattcatataaCTACCTGGacaattttgtttcttcaaGTAGATGGAGCgaggaagaaaataataatagtaataaaaaataagagTCTTAGACAGGGATAAATGATACATGACCGCTTTATTTGGCTGTAATTCACCTGATGCATAATTTCCTGACATTAATTAATAAAAGGACCTGAAttctcaaaaacaacaaattggtCAGTCAATAAGAATTCCATGAAGTCGCACTCATTGTGAGTCAACATTGATAGTCAGTGATTGTTTGTTCGCAAAGTacagccgaaaaaaaaaaaagagataaaacaagTTAAGGAATTTAGTTGGGACAATGAATATTTCGGTGTCTCTGTGAGCCCAAAACCAAAACCTGAGTATGAATCACACTGGCGAAGAGAACAGAATCTTGACCAGAAGAGTTGAACTGATGAGGTGGAGAGCTGGAAGCCATGCAGTAAACAGGATAATGCCTTCAAATAACACTCGCACATGCTTTTCCAAAATCAAACATGCATTAGGTATTTCAGAGGGGGTGAAGAAATGTAAATACACAATAATTGAGCAATTCCAATTCTAAATAATTGCAGAGCATGTTTGCTTTGCACCAATCCCTTAATTCACCTTAGTGTAAATGAACATTattgagtaaaaataaaatacaaaataaatatactgtatatatgtatatatattatttagtGTGGATGTGGCTTGATTCTGCTCATGTGTGTTGCAAAAACCACACGCAATTCAATCACTATTCACCAATTCAAGGACCTTGCTTTCTTGATACATCGGCGAGCTCAAAACTCAAAAGTGGTCACAAAGGCTCGTGAGTTCAGTTGGGATCACAGTGGTCACGGACAAGTTCAGCATCTCTTCTGGAAGCCACGTTAACTAAGGCTTGGGAGAGTTCATCACCCTTTTTAGGAAAGgaaatctttgtttttcttgatgGAATCTATGTTTTTATGCACTCTCCTCTTGGGAACATCATTtaagtaaatatattttaatataaaattactaccaaaatcatgcaactACCGGGTCATTTTAACAAGAATTAAAACCTGTCTGTGCTCTTGGAGTGTGGAGGTGGGGTCAGCGCGGCCGCATTTTAGGCACTGCCATCTTGTTTGAGCCGCTGACTGCGAGCCTTGTAGACCTCGATGAGTAAATCTTTCACATACTGAATCTCTCGTTCCACCGACTCCGCCTTGTCGCGAAGTTCCCTGTTCTGCCCTTCTAGCCCATGAAGCTCCTCTTCCAGAGAATCCAACTCTGCCCTTTTCCGCAGCCTGTACCTGCAGAGGATAGGTTTTGGTTTTATTGCCGAGCATCTTCATTAAAAAGATCAATCTCTCGGGATGTAACAGCACTGTAAAAATGTACATCTTACCTTGTGAATGCATCTTCTTTaattatttcccttttttttctaaatttacaGCAAGAAGACTTGGGTTAAGCTATATAATGTTATTTTAAGAATCTTATCACGTCAATTTATAACAGTTCCATTAGCAGTGTTTTCTCAATAATTGTaggaacaaaatgttttgttttcagtcaGATTTCTCCCAAGAGAAATGGTATGATTTCACTTGATCTTAAAAACAGgtatttttgtctttcaaaaaattatacaaaagtCTAAATTGCCTTAAAATACAGCAAGAtgttttgtaaaattcacaAGGTAAGATTGTGAGTTTTGCAGTGTGTCAGGACCACAGACGCAAAATCATCTTGGTTGACAAACTTGGGAACATGAGGTGAAATCCTTCAAGCACCAAACAAACCCGAAAGGACTAACTACACCACTATAATAACagttcaaaagacaaaaaaaaactgttgataCCTGTGAgcagcagttttgttttggtctctcttcttctgcttcctctCCCCAGTGTTCAAATCTAAAGAAGTCGCACTGACCATCAGCGTCGACTTAATGGAGCAGGGCTCGTCCTTTAGCCTTTGGGTCGGGCGGTGGATGGGGGCTCCCAGCAGCGTCCCCTCGCCCTCTCCTCTGGACAGACATTCGTAACTTTGGTCCGCAAGGCATTCTGGATAGAGGTAGTGGCCATGCTGGGGCTCCAGAGCTTGCGACTGCTGGTCCAGTTCACCGATAAAGCTATGGTATGGCTCTGAGCCAGCCATAGATTGGTGGAAGTAGCCATCGGCAGCCATCATTGCCTCTTGGGGAATACTTCCAGACAGTCCTCCATCTTTGCTACAGTGCAGGACCTCCAGCCCTGCGCTGTCGTAACTTACATTAACCTTCACGTTGTGCATTAGCTGTCCCTCTCGCTTGTGGTGGCTATCGTAGGAGCCGCCGAGGCAAAAACTTCGGGCAATCTCTTCACTGCAAAACATTCCTTCGGAAAAACAGTAGCTCTCCTCTTCCTTCAACGATAAAGCACATTCTCTCACCTTCTTGATGCCAGCAAGGCTGTTCTTGCTCACGGTCTTCAACGTGGAGTAGTGGTTGACAGAAAACTCCGTGCTTCCTGAGTAACTTCCCCTGGAGCCCCACGCATCGAGTCCAACTTCCTCCCCGACTTTCACTGCCTCACTGATGATTCTTCGCCCGCTGTTATGATGGTAACGGTGGTGGTAGTTGTACGGGGCAGGTCGAGCGATTTTTGATCTGCCCATGGGACCGCCACAGAAACTGGCCAGGTCCAGTTCCCCTGTTGCCAAGGTAACCACAACAGGGCTGGTGTCTGATTGGCTGGTCCCATATGAGCCATAGGGTAACTGGTAATAAGACTGTGAGCCCATAGCTTGGGAACCTTTGTCACATTTCGAGGATTTCTCCAACTTGCTCACCGTGCCTGCGGACTCGGAGCGGAAATAGTCCTCCAGCTGAGCTAGCTCCTCCTGCAATAGAGAGGTCATGACCTCCAGGTCTGAGGGCACCTTGACATCTTGTTCTAATGGTGAGGGTGGAAGGGACGAGCTGGGAGACGACtcagtagttgacacaaatgaagacaaatcAACTTTTTCTGTCATCCAATCAGAGTGACCATCACCTAGAAAAATGAACATCAAGATGAATCAAGTCAGTAAAGCAatccatttccattttgttaagaatgtttttttaaaatgactgaaagaaaatatcaaaagctgggaaaaaaaaataaatcacaaaatgttgaaatgctgCAGGAAAAATTAACAATAATATTGAAATCAAGCAAAAAACCCTCCCAATGAAATCCAACAACTAACCGATCATCTGAAAATGATTGAACAGCATCGTCTGCGTTCGATATATATCCACTTAGCTGTACTCACTGTACGACATTAGTCCCGTGCTGCACTGCGGCTCCGACCTCaggatgtggaaaaataaaaaagcatctTGGCAAAACTCACCAATTAAGCGTTGCCTTTCCACTGGCTCCGCCCCCGTTGTGGGCCACGATTGGCTGGGGCTAGCCTGTCGGAGAGGGAGAACGTGGAGCCCGCCTGTGGAAATGAGGTGAATTTTCCTGCGTAGGATCGATGCCGCCATTGTATCGTCTGCTGCGATTCAATTGTGAAATGGCACAACGGATGGAAGAAAGTGTCACACAAACACCTGAAGACCTGGAACatggaaaataattcattttgggGGGTTTCACACTTGAGACCCGATGAAACTAAAAATGTTATTATACATACAAGACGAACAATAGAATTCTATAACAAACAATTGTGAATAACTGTTTTGAAAGCTTCTACACAATTTAACTTGTTTAAAAAACTACAAATAGAATTCCATAAAAACAAACTCGTGAATAACTGTTTTGAAAGCTTctacacaatttttttaacttgtttaaaaaattacaaatacaattacgtaaaaacaaacattcgtGAATAACTGTTTTGAAAGCTTCTACACAATTTTAGCTTGTGTTAAAAATATCCACTGACGTCTCTTGTCAATTATGTCATTCAAACAAATTAATTGACAATAACAGTTTGAGAAACAATGACACATTCAGATAAAAAGTGCATgaacaagaaatatttttatattccaTTTAAAAACTTCATATCAATAATTCCAAAATGGACTTACAATGTTTATTAACATAATATTGTGGCATCAAACCGGTACTGTATTGGTACTGgcaaagaaacttttttttaataatgaagaaaaaaactttgaaatttCATTCTTAAATTACAACAATACCAAATAAACAACTTGACAGTCACATGAGTTTAAGAGTGTGAAATGTATGCATTGAGGCTCCCTTCTCCCCACTTAGTCACGAAGTAGTTTGTACTTACCCCATAGTTGGATGTGGTAGCAAGTGCGTTGCGAAAGCAAAGCACACGAACGCTTTCGAATTAGGACGGAGACGAAGGCACGACTTAAAAAGCCATATCTTCCCTTTTAAGAAGACGGCAATTGCTCACGAATCAAGATTAGCGGCCAGAATACTTGAAGACACAAAGTTTGGAAATCAATCGCTTACTTCGACAACTCCAGACGCCCCGACCCGATCACATCTCACTATATCACTCCGCGCTTTCCAGCGTTCAACCCCCTCTTACGTCATCAAGTCGACGGGACTTTCCCTCTACCCAGAGACGTCCACTCCCGTTTGCCATTTGACTTGTTTTCCTTTGCGTTGACTTCTTTGTTGGCACGGATTGAAACCCTTTCATTCACTTGGCAAGTCATACGAATCTGTCCAAGGCTGCAGGGTAtttcccagcaaaaaaaaaaaaaaaaaagttgcgtaCTTGCACTAGTTTTCGGTGCGCCTGAGCGGAAGGACACTATTGCAGCGTGAAGGTGTAACTTTCGTTGCAGCCCTGTTGCATCAGATCCGCAGGGGGACTCAACGCCATTGGCTTCGACAGGGAACTTTTTGATGTGGATTTCTATTGGCCTCCCATCATTCTTAAACTGATCGCTCGTTATTTCACATGACCGCCAACCGAGGAGTTGTTGACTGACCTTCAGAAATGGTGTCAAAATAGTGTCCAACTAGGGTCACAATATCATTAACCTGTTGCTGCAATTGAGCTTATTAAGTTTATTCACCTTCGTGGAGctatttaatttaataacgACAGTTAAATGAATAATAACCAAGCAAATGTGTAATGAGAGAGAAActgaaatgcaaataaatacattgtattttcaaaatattaaatcGAGAAGATGATTGTTGCACATTGACGTTTTTTGTCCCATAGgttttttaaaatctaatgTTGCCCCTTTTTAAGTATCCCGtgcattttaatcaaatttatTAATAAGCTGTGTCATTATATATACAATTTATAAATACATTAACAAGTTGATATGATTCAAtaacagtgtttgtaattaacTGCTCAGTCAGAATAATTACAACATTAAAAACGAGTAAAGAATTGCAAAGGTTTAGATTAGTATTTTTGGAGTAATTCATAGCAAGAGTAGACCCTAATAAAGGGTTCATAAAATGTTAAGAACTGAGTTAATCATTATGTCagaaacatccatctattttctgagccacttatccgcTCATGGGCCATGGgcatgctgtagcctatcccgtCTATCTTCGGgtatgaggcggggtacaccaagaattggttgccagcataTCGCAgaggacatagaaacaaataactactcacaattacactcacacttactggaaaaatagtcttcaattaacctaccatggatgttttttgggatgtgggaggaaaccagagtgcccgaagaaaacccacgcaggcatggggagaatatgcaaactccacacaggtggagccgggatttgaaccccaatgctcagaactgtgagaaagcTGCTCTCGCTAGTCATCAACCATTCCACCAATGTCAGAAGCAGTGACAAAACATTTAAGAATGTATTTTAAACATCTCATAGCTCACCATTTCACCCATTCATGCTTCTTGATGCTCTAATCAGATGACATGACGTGATAATTTATGACATTACACCGGTTTGCTCtcagtttgtttctttttttgtagctaTGGAATGACTTACTTTTGTCATTCAGTTtacagtctttttttcctcaccccTCTGGAAATTCTGTTCTATTTGACTGATCGAATCTGATCCTCAACAAAACTTTAATTAGAATATAAAGAAATCACAGAGTAAACTGAACTCTCCAccgtgacacagtaaaactgttctggcataaaGGGGATGCAGATTCAATATTCTGCTTTTTCCAACACCCAAACAgaacacaaaaatgaataaaaagaaaatttattacattttaataaagtTATTACACATCTATAAACCTGAGGTTACCCTCATTGTAACCAGTATACTTAGGTTGGTGAATCTCTAACTATCTCGTCTAACAGCATTTTTAAATTGTCTACAATTTGTGAACTGCACAATTAAGTATTCAAACGATCAAAATACACAGCAAATGGTGATTTCTGTGTGAGCGTTCACATTTTGAACTGCAGAgtcaagtccatccatccatccatccatccatccatccatccatccatccatccatccatccatccatccattttctgatccgcttatcctcacaagggtggtggaAGTGCTGGACCCGATCCCAGCTGTAATCAGGcacaaggcggggtacaccctgaactggttgccagccaattgcagggcacatggagaaggccaacagacgcactcacaatcacacctaggggcaatttagcgtctccaattaatgcatgtttttgggatgtcggaggaaactggagtacctggagaaaatgcacgcaggcacggggagaacgtgcaaacttcacacaggcagggccgggattgaaaccgggtcctcagaactctgaggccaacgctttacaccgTTCccgatgtaattttttttttttttttttttaatacagctgCTTGTTTGACCTCTGGCTTCCTGAAGCAAGGAATCTCTGATGAGGCCCTTACTCTCTGGAGTTTACATCATTGCTTGTAGTTTCTCCTGCCATGATGGCTTTTtttccacgttccaaaaacacgtTTTTTGGGCTAACTGAAAATTCTAACTTGTCAAATGACCTGATTTTGAGTGTTACGGCCCAATTGATTCGCTACCAGTCTATCGTGGACCTTTCCTCCCACCTAAGTCacctgggataaactccagatTTAGAGGTTGGAAACCTGAGCTGATCGCcttccaatcgcagggcacatataaagaaGGTTGAGTGAAAGATGGAGAAAGATCAAAAAGTGAGCAATAAAGAAAGAAACTATTTGGAACAAACATCAGCTTAAAATGGAATGGTCAGTGTGA encodes the following:
- the atf5b gene encoding uncharacterized protein atf5b isoform X1; the protein is MAASILRRKIHLISTGGLHVLPLRQASPSQSWPTTGAEPVERQRLIGDGHSDWMTEKVDLSSFVSTTESSPSSSLPPSPLEQDVKVPSDLEVMTSLLQEELAQLEDYFRSESAGTVSKLEKSSKCDKGSQAMGSQSYYQLPYGSYGTSQSDTSPVVVTLATGELDLASFCGGPMGRSKIARPAPYNYHHRYHHNSGRRIISEAVKVGEEVGLDAWGSRGSYSGSTEFSVNHYSTLKTVSKNSLAGIKKVRECALSLKEEESYCFSEGMFCSEEIARSFCLGGSYDSHHKREGQLMHNVKVNVSYDSAGLEVLHCSKDGGLSGSIPQEAMMAADGYFHQSMAGSEPYHSFIGELDQQSQALEPQHGHYLYPECLADQSYECLSRGEGEGTLLGAPIHRPTQRLKDEPCSIKSTLMVSATSLDLNTGERKQKKRDQNKTAAHRKKREIIKEDAFTRYRLRKRAELDSLEEELHGLEGQNRELRDKAESVEREIQYVKDLLIEVYKARSQRLKQDGSA
- the atf5b gene encoding uncharacterized protein atf5b isoform X2 — encoded protein: MAASILRRKIHLISTGGLHVLPLRQASPSQSWPTTGAEPVERQRLIGDGHSDWMTEKVDLSSFVSTTESSPSSSLPPSPLEQDVKVPSDLEVMTSLLQEELAQLEDYFRSESAGTVSKLEKSSKCDKGSQAMGSQSYYQLPYGSYGTSQSDTSPVVVTLATGELDLASFCGGPMGRSKIARPAPYNYHHRYHHNSGRRIISEAVKVGEEVGLDAWGSRGSYSGSTEFSVNHYSTLKTVSKNSLAGIKKVRECALSLKEEESYCFSEGMFCSEEIARSFCLGGSYDSHHKREGQLMHNVKVNVSYDSAGLEVLHCSKDGGLSGSIPQEAMMAADGYFHQSMAGSEPYHSFIGELDQQSQALEPQHGHYLYPECLADQSYECLSRGEGEGTLLGAPIHRPTQRLKDEPCSIKSTLMVSATSLDLNTGERKQKKRDQNKTAAHRYRLRKRAELDSLEEELHGLEGQNRELRDKAESVEREIQYVKDLLIEVYKARSQRLKQDGSA